CCAAGTTCGCCGAGGTGCAGAAGTACATCACCCAGACGCGCCACATCTACAACCCGCAGGCGCTCCTGATCAGCAAGAAGACCTGGGACGGCATGAGCGCGGAAGAAAAGAAGATCATCACCGACGCCGCCACCGAATCGACCGCGTTCCAGCGCCAGGCCTCGCGCGGCGCGGCCGACAGCGCACTCGATGCGCTCAAGAAGGCGGGCATGACCGTCTCCGAACTGCCGCCCGAAGAAATGACCAAGCTCCGCGCGAAGGTCAAGCCCGTCATCGACAAGTACTCGGCCTCGGTGGGCGAAGCCACCGTCAAGGAACTGATGGCCGAGATCGAGAAGGCGCGGAAGTAAGCCTGTTCAGACGATCCGCACCGACAGGTTCGGCAACCCGTCGATGTGGATCTCGATCAGGTCCCCGCGCACCACCGGCCCCACGTTCTCGGGCGTGCCCGAATAGATGATGTCGCCGGGCATCAGCTCGAAGGCCTGCGACAGGCGGCTGATCTGCTCCGCGACCGACCAGATCATGTACTTGAGCGTGGCGTTCTGCTTCGTTTCGCCGTTCACCTTGAGCCAGATCGCGCCGTCGGCGAAATGGCCGACCTTGGCTACCGGATGGATCGGCCCGATGGGTGCCGAGTGGTCGAAGCTCTTGCCGATTTCCCACGGCTTCTTCTGGTCGCCCATCTCGCGCTGCAGGTCGCGGCGCGTCATGTCGAGGCCCAGCGAGTAGCCGTACACATGGTCGAGCGCGCTGCTCGCGGGAATGTTCTTGCCGCCCTTGGCCAGCGCGACCACCAGCTCCACCTCGTAGTGGTAGTTCTTGGTGAGCGTCGGGTAGGGGTGGTCGGCCACCTTGCCGGGCATCACGACCTGGATCGCGTCGGCCGGCTTCTGGAAGAAGAAGGGTGGCTCGCGCGTCGGGTCCGAGCCCATCTCGCGCGCGTGGGCGGCGTAGTTGCGGCCGATGCAGTAGATGCGGCGCACCGGATACACCTGCTCGCTGCCGACGATCGGCACGGTCGATGCCGCGACGTCGAAAGGCGTGGATGCCGTGCGCGCGGCGCCCGCGGGCAGCGCGCAGCCGGCGATGGCGCCCGTGGCCATGGCGGCCGAGCCGGCCAGCAGGCCGCGGCGTGATGAGGGGCTGGACATGGTCTGTCTCCTTCTGGTTGTGTTCTGAAAAGCGAGTGATCCATTCTGGGATCGCACACCGCCAGGGCGCCGCACGCATCTACGCAAAAACAGGACGCAAGCAACATCTTCGGAGCCAGTCCCGCCCTCGTTACCATCGCGCCATGCCGGCTCCCCCGTCCAGCTCCCGCCTCTACGGCATGCAGGAGCGCGCGAACCATCTCGACTTCGACATCCGCTTCGAAGGCGCGCGCGACGTGCTCGCGCGTCCGCACCGGCACGAGTACTTCCAGATCCAGGTGAGCATCGAAGGCGGCGATCAGCAACTCATCGGCGGCGCGGTGCGGCCGTTCCGCGCGGGGCACCTGAGCTTCGTGCTGCCGTACCGCGTGCATGTGGTGCCGCATCCCGTGGGCGCGCGCTACGCCATCGTGAATTTCGACCAGGGCTTTCTCTGGCCCGAACTGGCCGTCGAGCCACTGGACCTCGAGGAAGTGTCCGTTGCACAGCATCCCGAACTCGCGCCGTTCCTGTTCCAGGAGTACGTCGACTTCTCTTTCGACGAAGCGGATTTCACGCGCATCCTGCGCTGGCTCGACGAACTCTCCGTGCTCAATCGCGAGCGCGGCTTTGCCACCACGGGCGCGATCCGCGGCATCCTGCTGCAACTCATCGCGCTGGCCTGCCAGAAGCACGAGGCGGCGTTGCTCGAACAGGCCGCGCGCCACAGCGGACGCAGTTCGCGGCGCGACGCACTGCAGCGCGTGATGCGCTACGTGCGCGAGCACCTGAGCGAAGAGATGTCGCTCAACGATGCGGCCGCCGCGGCGATGCTGTCGCCCAACTACCTCGCGCACCTGCTCAAGAAGCAGACCGACCGCACCTTTACCGAACTCGTCACCGAGCGGCGGCTGGAGCGCGCAAAGGAACTGTTGCTGACCTCCAGCATCCGCATCGGCGACATCGCGCTGCAATGCGGCTTCAGCGACGCCGACTACTTCAGCCGGCGCTTCCGCCAGCAGATCGGCGTCACGCCGCGGCAGTTCAGGCAGGGCCTCAGTTCACCGGCCGCGGCCGCCGCTCGAACATCGGCACCGTGACGCCCTTGGCTTCGCTGCCATCGGCTTTCCACGCCGCCGTGCCGGGCGGGAACTCTTCCTTCCGGGTCATCGCATCGACCTTGCTGGCGAGCAGTGCAACCGACTCCTTGACCTCGGGGTTCCACGCGAAGACGCCGACCTCGCCATACCAGACCACCGGCGTGTCGGTGCCGAGGCGCCGGTCGGGGCAGAGGGTGAAGCGGCGTTGGGCCAGCACGCGCAGCGGGCCCACGCCGATGGCGCGCACGCCCGGCGATGTGCGCTCGGTGGAATGGCCGGGGCAGATCTGCGCTGCCCTGGCGATGGCGTTCTCGTACACCTGTGCGTCGCTTTGCGCGTGGGTGTTGAGGGCGACCAGGGCAAGGCCCAGGGTGACGCCCAAGTGGCGCCAGGGGTGATGTGGCTGCACTTCATTTCCTCCTGTCGTTGTGATGATCTGGCAAGGCCGATCCCGCGCGTTGCGTACAGGACGCGTCGTGCGATGCAGGCGATGCGCCGGCTTCAATGCGCGCCGGCGGCGATGTTGCGTATTTCGCTGTGCAGGGCGCGCTGCCCCGAAGCCAGCGCGGCTTCGTAGCTGTCGGCCGGATCGAAGGCGCTGCGAAGGACGGTGGGGTTCGCGCCGTTCGCATCGGTTTCCAACAGCCGCCAGACAAACGAGCCGGGCACCGGCTCGTCGATGATGAGTTCGATCGGATGTGTCATGGCTCGACGATGTTCCCTTGGGGATCGGGTGTCTGTAGGCCAAGTCTGAATTTTTTCGGGGTTCCTGCAGGGGTGGAATCCGCCGCGTTGTGAAACGTAGTGTG
This region of Variovorax sp. RKNM96 genomic DNA includes:
- a CDS encoding fumarylacetoacetate hydrolase family protein translates to MSSPSSRRGLLAGSAAMATGAIAGCALPAGAARTASTPFDVAASTVPIVGSEQVYPVRRIYCIGRNYAAHAREMGSDPTREPPFFFQKPADAIQVVMPGKVADHPYPTLTKNYHYEVELVVALAKGGKNIPASSALDHVYGYSLGLDMTRRDLQREMGDQKKPWEIGKSFDHSAPIGPIHPVAKVGHFADGAIWLKVNGETKQNATLKYMIWSVAEQISRLSQAFELMPGDIIYSGTPENVGPVVRGDLIEIHIDGLPNLSVRIV
- a CDS encoding AraC family transcriptional regulator, translating into MPAPPSSSRLYGMQERANHLDFDIRFEGARDVLARPHRHEYFQIQVSIEGGDQQLIGGAVRPFRAGHLSFVLPYRVHVVPHPVGARYAIVNFDQGFLWPELAVEPLDLEEVSVAQHPELAPFLFQEYVDFSFDEADFTRILRWLDELSVLNRERGFATTGAIRGILLQLIALACQKHEAALLEQAARHSGRSSRRDALQRVMRYVREHLSEEMSLNDAAAAAMLSPNYLAHLLKKQTDRTFTELVTERRLERAKELLLTSSIRIGDIALQCGFSDADYFSRRFRQQIGVTPRQFRQGLSSPAAAAARTSAP